The genomic stretch TGATTCATTTAAGTAACTCGAACCATCTACTATAATCCCATCAGCAGGAACTTTTTCACCTGGCTTTACTAAAATCACATCGTCTTTTAACAAATCTTCCAAGGGAATATCTTCTATAGTATCACCCTTTACCCTGTGGGCTTCGGCGGGCATCATACTTACTAATAGCTGTAAGGCTTTTGATGCACCTAGCACACTTTTCATTTCTATCCAATGGCCTAAAAGCATAATTGCGATCAGTGTTGAAAGTTCCCAGAAAAAATCTTCACCTCTTAGTCCGAATACTGTGGCAGTACTATAAAAGTAGGCAACGCTTATGGCCATGGAAATTAGGGTCATCATTCCAGGTGCACCCTTTTTGACCTCTGACCAAAAACCTTTTAAGAAAGGCCAACCTCCATAGAAATAGACGATGGTAGATAGTGCAAATAGGATATATGGGTTTCCTGGTAAGAGAAATTCATATCCGAAAAACTCCTGTATCATTGGCGAGAAGAACAATATGGGAATGGTTAGCACGAGCGTTACCCAAAACCGTTTTCGAAAATCGGCAATCATCATTTTGTGATGGTCGTGACCCATTTGACCGTGACCTGGATTATGACCTGAATGGTCGCCAGAACCGTGATCCATTTTACTATGATCCATCTTGCTATGGTCGTCCGATTTTGGGTCTTCCATTTTCGAGTGATCCATTTTTGAATGGTCATCTTTGTCGTGATTCATTTTAGAATGGTCCATTTTTTTGTTCTTTTGCTCTTCGTGATTGTCCATAGTATTCTATTTAAGGGTTATCGTAATTTTTTTCGCATTGCTTCCGAGATATTTTCAGCATAGACCCCATAGGCATCTACCAAAAGCCCCTTTATACCATCTTTTGATGAAATGGCATAAAGAACACTGTTATCGTCCGTACTGCTCATACCTTCAAAACGATGGGTTTCATCCACATCAAATTCTTCGGGATGGATTTCCAATTCCAATGAAGCACATTTTATACAGTCGGGGGCCAAATTGAAATCATAGGTATATCCCCTGATCTGTAAGTCATTAATTGCTTCTGATAGGGTGTCATAGTTTCTCATAATTTATTGTTTGTATGTCATCGTAAAATAGCTGCCGTCTTTCTCGGTAAATTTCTGGAATGATAACAAGTTCTCACTTGTAAGTTTTTCACTTGCAACATAGTCCAATTGTTTAATTCGTATACCAATGGCATAGGCCTTAATATTGATTTTGGATTTGATTGTTTTCCCATTTCCGTTAGATTCCAACACGCGGTCATAAATTTTAATCTTACTGTTGGAACCAAAGAAGTTCAACAATCCCGAATCAAAGCTCATTTCGAGTTCAACATTCTCTAAGTTCCCAAGGTCATAGAGTTCCTTGAAATTTTTGGACACTGTATTGATTTCGGTTTCCTTGGATTTTGGCTTTGAAAAAGGGAAGGCCATTACTATAATACTGGATTCATCCGGTTTGCATCGGTAAGTGGTGGTATATTTATCGGTCGGGGTGCCTTTTTCATCAAAAAGCTCGGTTGTGACAACAATTTCATAGTAACCATTGGCTTCTTTTAGCTTTCCGGCTTTAAAAGTTTGCTTGTTCAGAAAGTCTCCATTTTTATCAAAATTTTCCCGTACCACCAATCTATCGGACAATTGTCCAATCAACATTTTATCTTGTGGGTATGCGGAAAAAATCATAAAAACGTATACTATTAAGTGCAATCCTATTTTCATATGTGGTGCATCAACTCTTTTACTTCCTTGGCGATCACATCGCTCAAATCAATTTTATTTGACTGGTGTGGAATCGTGTTGCAGGTAATGATGTCCTCCACATAAGCGTCCCACAAATCTTGATAGGCATTTCCTGAAAATACGGCATGAATGCCAATGCATATTGCAGGTTTCATTCCCGCACTTTT from Flagellimonas oceani encodes the following:
- a CDS encoding phosphoribosylpyrophosphate synthetase, with translation MRNYDTLSEAINDLQIRGYTYDFNLAPDCIKCASLELEIHPEEFDVDETHRFEGMSSTDDNSVLYAISSKDGIKGLLVDAYGVYAENISEAMRKKLR